From Saccharothrix espanaensis DSM 44229, the proteins below share one genomic window:
- a CDS encoding SMP-30/gluconolactonase/LRE family protein gives MAPRNESEETTVGGPRAGASDVVVLPGVTSTQGIARGAGDTFYYGDLFRGHIYRGDLRRGTAELFVEAPRGRFAMGLWADLRHGWLFVGGGLGWAYVYDMETGETVAAYQLGEIDDLAATVVNKAFVNRDGAYFSDSSAGVLYFVPISPEGQLGQARTLLITGPAAEISGEFNLNGIVAPEDGEPLIVSHTANGRLYTVDPVSGVSRMVEGVDVPKADGLVLEGLRLWVVQNRVNQVSRVRLSPDLASGVVEEVITHDAFQFPATAVAFDDRLAVVNAKSDTAETGLPPTADEYEIVFVQR, from the coding sequence ATGGCACCCCGGAACGAGTCCGAGGAAACGACAGTGGGTGGCCCGCGGGCCGGGGCGAGCGACGTCGTCGTGCTCCCCGGGGTCACCTCGACCCAGGGGATCGCCAGGGGTGCGGGCGACACGTTCTACTACGGCGACCTGTTCCGCGGCCACATCTACCGGGGCGACCTCAGGCGCGGGACCGCCGAGCTGTTCGTCGAGGCGCCGAGGGGCCGCTTCGCGATGGGCCTGTGGGCCGACCTGCGGCACGGGTGGCTGTTCGTCGGCGGTGGCCTGGGCTGGGCGTACGTGTACGACATGGAGACCGGCGAAACCGTTGCCGCGTACCAGCTCGGCGAGATCGACGACCTGGCGGCCACGGTGGTCAACAAGGCGTTCGTCAACCGCGACGGCGCCTACTTCAGCGACTCGTCGGCGGGCGTGCTGTACTTCGTGCCGATCAGCCCGGAGGGGCAGCTGGGGCAGGCCCGCACCCTGCTGATCACCGGCCCGGCGGCCGAGATCAGCGGCGAGTTCAACCTCAACGGCATCGTCGCGCCCGAGGACGGCGAGCCGTTGATCGTCTCCCACACGGCGAACGGCAGGCTCTACACCGTCGACCCGGTGTCGGGCGTCAGCCGGATGGTCGAGGGCGTCGACGTGCCCAAGGCGGACGGGCTGGTGCTGGAGGGCCTGCGGCTGTGGGTCGTGCAGAACCGGGTCAACCAGGTCTCGCGGGTCCGGCTGAGCCCCGACCTGGCCTCCGGCGTGGTCGAGGAGGTCATCACGCACGACGCCTTCCAGTTCCCGGCGACCGCGGTCGCCTTCGACGACCGCTTGGCCGTGGTCAACGCCAAGTCCGACACCGCCGAGACCGGCCTCCCACCGACCGCCGACGAGTACGAGATCGTCTTCGTCCAACGCTGA
- a CDS encoding acyl-CoA carboxylase epsilon subunit has protein sequence MEKLVRVLGGSLVDDELAALTAVLLARTSPNVATAPVPDHIPCAHWCRAERVTAYRSPSSWQ, from the coding sequence GTGGAGAAGCTGGTCCGAGTCCTCGGCGGCTCGCTCGTCGACGACGAACTCGCCGCGCTCACCGCAGTGCTGCTGGCCCGCACCTCACCGAACGTGGCGACCGCGCCGGTTCCCGATCACATCCCGTGTGCGCACTGGTGCCGCGCGGAACGCGTTACGGCCTACCGCAGCCCGTCGAGTTGGCAATAG
- a CDS encoding response regulator transcription factor — MLVVESNVSDKENLVTWLRRQGHDVYSAETGTEAIRVHDSADLVLLDLELPDLDGIEVCRAIRAKCDVPLIAVTARRAELDCVLGLQSGADDYLVKPYGFRELMARIDAVMRRARPRAAPAPTVSRGSLRIDAKLREVILAGRRIELTRKEFDLLYLLASHSETVVPRSAIMKQVWGDSWSRRTVDTHVSSLRNKLGSGQWIVTVRGVGFRLGEG; from the coding sequence GTGCTCGTGGTCGAGAGCAACGTCAGCGACAAGGAGAACTTGGTCACCTGGCTGCGCAGGCAGGGCCACGACGTCTACAGCGCGGAGACCGGCACCGAGGCCATCCGCGTCCACGACAGCGCCGACCTGGTCCTGCTCGACCTGGAGCTGCCGGACCTGGACGGCATCGAGGTGTGCCGGGCGATCCGGGCGAAGTGCGACGTGCCGCTGATCGCCGTCACGGCGCGACGAGCCGAGCTGGACTGCGTGCTGGGCCTGCAGTCCGGCGCAGACGACTACCTGGTCAAACCGTACGGGTTTCGCGAACTCATGGCCCGCATCGACGCCGTGATGCGCCGCGCCCGGCCACGGGCCGCACCCGCGCCCACCGTGTCCCGCGGCTCATTGCGAATCGACGCGAAGCTCCGGGAAGTGATACTCGCCGGCAGGCGAATCGAACTGACCCGGAAAGAATTCGATTTGCTCTACCTGCTGGCGTCCCACTCCGAGACGGTCGTACCGCGCAGCGCGATCATGAAACAGGTCTGGGGAGACTCCTGGTCCCGCCGCACCGTCGACACCCACGTCAGCAGCCTGCGCAACAAGCTCGGCTCCGGGCAGTGGATCGTCACCGTTCGCGGTGTCGGTTTCCGCCTCGGCGAGGGCTGA
- a CDS encoding acyl carrier protein has product MKVDEELVRILVDDLDLDEAAVRPEHSLEDAGLDSLSIVELSVSLSSQLGVEISEEDLVSAATVGDIDRMVAERRGNGPTRP; this is encoded by the coding sequence ATGAAGGTGGACGAAGAACTCGTGCGGATCCTGGTCGACGACCTCGACCTCGACGAAGCGGCGGTGCGCCCCGAGCACAGCCTGGAGGACGCGGGTCTGGACTCGCTGTCGATAGTCGAGCTGTCGGTGAGCCTGTCCAGCCAACTCGGCGTGGAGATCAGCGAGGAGGACCTGGTGTCCGCCGCTACCGTCGGCGACATCGACCGGATGGTGGCCGAGCGCCGCGGGAACGGCCCGACCCGGCCGTGA
- a CDS encoding MFS transporter — protein MRDPRDPVRDAAKPQQSADPRRWTALAAICTAQFMLMLDSTVINVALPAIRADLDLSRVEFTWAVSGYVLFLGGLLLLGGRLADTFGARTMLLTGLAVFTLASLTSGLAQDGTMLIVGRAFQGVGGALLSPAALRTLTGLFQGAERNKALGVWSSLGGVGFTVGLLAGGLLTSGPGWRWVFFINIPVGIGLLVAILVLVPERRVEGAARRVDVLGAVTSTAATSSLIYGVINAGNHGWADLGTLLAFVAAIVLYGVFTVVERTVRNPLMRLGVLAQRPVATGAFLMLTAAGVTGGDVFVTSQYLQHLHGYSALSAGLFFLPAAVASVVGAMAGGRLVGVVGTRVVACAGLALVAVGNALLIGLTPDGNVLLQAMPGVVLFALGATSVFVAATTSALAGVAQHEAGVVSGIVYTFNPTGAAIFVGVGSTVAAAGLAGTPSIGGFTNAYAVFAAVAVLAAATALVVAPSKKPQKPAAPNP, from the coding sequence ATGCGCGACCCCCGAGACCCGGTGCGTGACGCGGCCAAGCCGCAGCAGTCCGCGGACCCCCGCCGCTGGACCGCGCTCGCGGCGATCTGCACGGCGCAGTTCATGCTCATGCTGGACTCCACCGTCATCAACGTGGCCCTGCCCGCCATCCGCGCCGACCTGGACCTCAGCCGCGTGGAGTTCACCTGGGCGGTCAGCGGTTACGTGCTGTTCCTCGGCGGACTGCTGCTGCTCGGCGGCCGGCTCGCCGACACCTTCGGCGCGCGCACCATGCTCCTGACCGGCCTGGCGGTGTTCACCCTCGCCTCGCTGACCAGCGGCTTGGCGCAGGACGGGACGATGCTGATCGTCGGACGCGCGTTCCAGGGCGTCGGGGGCGCGCTGCTGTCCCCGGCCGCGCTGCGCACGCTCACCGGCCTGTTCCAGGGCGCCGAGCGCAACAAGGCGCTGGGCGTGTGGTCCTCCCTGGGCGGCGTCGGCTTCACCGTGGGGCTGCTCGCCGGCGGGCTGCTCACCAGCGGCCCCGGCTGGCGCTGGGTGTTCTTCATCAACATCCCGGTCGGCATCGGCCTGCTGGTGGCCATCCTGGTCCTGGTGCCCGAGCGCCGGGTGGAGGGAGCGGCCCGGCGCGTCGACGTGCTGGGCGCGGTCACCTCCACCGCCGCCACCAGCTCGCTCATCTACGGCGTCATCAACGCCGGCAACCACGGCTGGGCCGATCTCGGCACGCTGCTGGCCTTCGTGGCCGCCATCGTGCTGTACGGCGTGTTCACGGTCGTCGAGCGCACTGTGCGCAACCCGTTGATGCGCCTGGGGGTGCTGGCCCAACGACCCGTCGCGACCGGCGCGTTCCTGATGCTCACCGCGGCCGGCGTGACCGGTGGGGACGTCTTCGTCACCTCGCAGTACCTGCAACACCTGCACGGCTACAGCGCGCTGTCCGCCGGCCTGTTCTTCCTGCCCGCGGCCGTGGCCAGCGTGGTCGGCGCGATGGCGGGCGGTCGCCTGGTCGGCGTCGTCGGCACCCGCGTGGTGGCGTGCGCCGGCCTGGCCCTGGTCGCCGTGGGCAATGCGCTGCTCATCGGCCTGACACCGGACGGCAACGTCTTGCTCCAGGCCATGCCCGGTGTCGTCCTGTTCGCGTTGGGCGCGACTTCGGTCTTCGTCGCGGCGACCACCTCCGCCCTGGCCGGAGTCGCCCAGCACGAGGCCGGGGTGGTCTCGGGCATCGTCTACACGTTCAACCCCACCGGCGCCGCGATCTTCGTGGGCGTGGGCTCCACCGTCGCCGCCGCGGGACTCGCCGGCACGCCGTCGATCGGCGGCTTCACCAACGCCTACGCGGTGTTCGCCGCCGTCGCCGTCCTAGCCGCGGCGACCGCCTTGGTCGTCGCGCCGTCCAAGAAACCCCAGAAGCCTGCCGCCCCCAACCCCTGA
- a CDS encoding site-specific integrase, with product MSTPGPPLGAHTRAATIVMEASNEPGWGMFVWLAVTTDVRGAELCALRWDDVDFDLGALTVRSATGLRRVPLDAQTITLLRAYLAHCAAQAAILGIERHPAAYVFSTTPDGGTAPSPDEFAGRYTRMCAGLGWAADLDRPPHCPTTDLVAAGVDVRVFLWRLQRGLSRIQRRPRA from the coding sequence ATGTCGACCCCCGGCCCGCCGCTCGGTGCGCACACCCGGGCCGCGACGATCGTGATGGAGGCGTCGAACGAGCCCGGCTGGGGCATGTTCGTCTGGCTTGCCGTGACCACCGACGTCCGGGGTGCCGAGTTGTGCGCCCTGCGCTGGGACGACGTCGACTTCGACCTCGGCGCGCTGACCGTCCGGTCCGCGACCGGCCTGCGGCGCGTCCCGCTCGACGCGCAGACGATCACCCTGTTGCGCGCCTACCTCGCCCACTGCGCCGCGCAAGCCGCCATCCTGGGCATCGAGCGGCACCCGGCCGCCTACGTCTTCTCGACCACGCCGGACGGCGGGACCGCGCCGTCGCCCGACGAGTTCGCCGGGCGCTACACCCGGATGTGCGCGGGCCTCGGCTGGGCGGCGGACCTCGACCGGCCGCCGCACTGCCCGACGACCGATCTCGTCGCGGCCGGGGTCGACGTGCGCGTCTTCCTCTGGCGGTTGCAGCGCGGGCTCTCGCGCATCCAGCGGAGGCCGAGGGCGTGA